One Octopus bimaculoides isolate UCB-OBI-ISO-001 chromosome 16, ASM119413v2, whole genome shotgun sequence genomic window, catatatattttattacatatttcccACCATCACCCACTCATTCGCCTATTTATATAGTTAGACTCGGATCAAAAcacaaagaaagataaataagatacaatgaaaagaaagaaaaggaaaacagataTCTTTTAAAAGAGATCTTAAATCACATTAGTTCGTtccttatttattaataattcacTTCTTATCACTTCTTATTGCTTTGTGGGGAAAtgttcatattaatatattttatattgttgctgTTCGCGTCATCCATATAAAAATGTCACGTGACACGCACTCGCTTCGGTCGcacgatcatcgtcatcatcaccatcgttatcatcatcgtcataacaacaacaataacaaaaataatgataatagtaatcagcagcagtagcaacagtaataaCGAGAAGCAACGCTTTCACTCGCAGAGTCTCTCCCGACCTTGTCGCCGTATGTCTGTTACTGCCAATTGTATTTAGAACTGTCGaagctattcacacacacatattcctctctctattgtatatgtatatatatccatatctagaTCTACATCTATATTGTCCCTTCCATCTAAGACAGACATTGTCAACACAGCAGCCTCAAATCTGATTTACCATTTTGGCTTGGCAAACCAAACCCAGTGCAGCACACAgccatatattaataatatatagttactttttgttgtggtttttggggttgttttgtttttttttaactggatCAAAAAGGTAAAAACGGAATATGACTTCCACAGAAATAAGACAGGGCTATAGCGAAAATAAACCATCATCGAGGTAAATATtccatgctttcttttcttttcgctcACAATGAgtatgtgttcatatgcatacacatgtgtatatatttgaattatgcatctgtgtatgtttctctATGTTCATGCGTCtctgtatatagacagatatgtagatctctctctctctctctctctctctctatatatatatatatatatatatatatatatatatatatatatatatatatagatatatacatgatgaGTTTATTAGATAAGCAGACAGAGATATATAACGGTAAAGAGGAGttactatttgtattttatactattcaaagaatatatgcatatatctaaatgtaaCTATTTATACATACTTCTACTGCTTATCTTTGTTCCCCCTGGTACAAGCTATGAAGGTATGTAAGCGGgtatgctttctttttctctcttatctcATACATTTTCCTTGGTTTCAGTTACCTTGTATTATTTCAAGCATTCGGATAGCAACATTTTGAATTGATGTTTCTTTAGaacggtgtgtgtgtatttatgagctgTTATTGTTTTATCAAATCTAAAAAAACAGATTCTAGCGAAACGATGCTTTATTTATTATGGCTCCTTGTCAAACGACCAAGGAAATGAAAggatacgtacacatacattctgctgattcagtgtgtgtgtatagtcagacattacatacacacatagctgtgcttgtgtgtattctCTGATTATCCCCACCCATATATTATACATTCTTACACTCACACTTCGTGTGTCTgcagaacatatacacatatccatatatccatcaTTTCCTCGTTCGTCTGGCAGTCTGGCAAGATCCATAATAAATAGTTGGTACTAACAGcagggtatgtgtgtgcgtgagagagagagataatgtgtgtgtgtgtgtgtgaaagagagaaagagtgataatgtgtgtgtgcatctacagAAGAATACCATTCGTTCCCACCGAAGAAAACTGGTAAGGAAGTGCATTGAAACCACCTTACGAAAATAGTTCCAGCTGAAGTCTGTTTAAGGTAAACTCAAAAAGCCAACCCAGTGCagacttatatttatttagttgttcACTTCTCTGATATATAACGTGAATGTGTGTTTTAATGATTCTTTAATGAAAAGATGATGTTTCGAAAGACCTCTCGGCAACAGGAAATGCATTCTAAAATTAAtggtatattaataattatagcTTAATGAGATTCGAATGAGATTTTAGTCATCTTGTTAACCTCATCTATTTAAAATTGTTATCTATAATGTTTTTTTGgactattctttctttcttcctgtctctatCGGTGATAAAAGATAGGATCCGATATCGTAATCTAGCCGAAGAGAACGGTTGTGTTGGAAACAGACACCTTGGTGATGATCGGAAGAGAGGCCTTTATTGAAGTGTAAACTCTccctatagaaatatatagaaatctgtaaatatgtttttattaaatgaatGTGAGATCCAGTtagccattcattctttcgtgaacgataaaataccagttcagtactgggatcgatgaaatcgactattccctttccaccaaaattccaggccttgtacctatagtagaaaggattgtcgGGTGGCAAAGCGAATCGTTAGACTGTCAAGCAAAATGCCTTGCAGGTATTTTTGtcgattctttacgttctgagtacaattCCCACCGTGTTCGATAAAACAGAGTACCAGCAGCTAAACACTGAGTGGTCGATGGCATCGATTAATCGCTATCCcctacaaaattgctggccttgtgcctaaatcagaaaccaattACATTAATATAATTGGGTGTCAGAAATATGGACGAGATGTGTGCGTTTGTCAGGTTCAAAAGTTtcgagaaaggaaaagagattcAAATGACAGCAGCGTTTTGTCTATTTTCGTTCGGTTGGCTTCATTTTTACtattccaccatcatcacttcgCAGAACGTCCACATCTTTTATTTCCTCACACCGAAGACGATGTCACCAATGCTCTAGGGAAAGGCATGAATgctacacattctctctctctctctctctctcttttgcatgGCCTTTGTAATAAATACATCAGACTTTGTTAATTATTATCTTGATATATTTTTCCATCTTCAATGTTTTAGTTTATACCAAACGATTTTATAGTGTTGTGTCTTGgagctatatatctatctatatctatatatatatatatatacatatacccgtTTAGACGACACTACGATAATAATAAACTGTTTTCTAACCATTTTTTCCTTCCTTAAAACAAATATGGCATCGCAATGACGTTTACACAAATTAATAATTgttgtttaaataatattaagGTTCATAAAGCAGCAGTTATAAATTCTTAAGAATAAAGACTTTCCTTTTTAGCAATTGAGATGTGTATCTTTCAATCTGCTAAGCTTTATGAATTGATAATTTTTAGTTGTGTCTATTCTGGATGGGTGTTTGtttcaattttacatttatttttaactactagaattttctaaatatttagaaCTCTTTGTTTTgcatctttcttttttcactgGCAGCGCAAGATTTTAGCGGCAAATCTTTTTTTGtcgattttcttttgtctttttttgttctgtgtttgataaaaataaattaacagaaataatACGAGttgactgtttaaaaaaaaaaaaacaagaacaaaaacccAAAATCGTGGATGTAGCTCCATCAAATAAAGGCCAGATCCCTAGTTTTTCTTAAAAATTTAGATGTTTTTTTGGCGCTGCTCATTCGTCTCGCTAATAAGGTCTATTTATTAGATGAGcttgtgtgtaataaataaaatatttgggcttAAGAATGAGAAGCATGGTTGCTGAGGAAATGGATAGACGCACCAACATGACTaatatacaagaaagaaaaaagaagaaaaaaccagTTTCCTTTACAACTAAAAATTAATTGATGATATCTCAACTAATACACTTAACTTCCCCGTTCAGGATATATTCACTTTGTGGCCCAttcaaacatatttttgtatggaTGCATGAATGGTTTTCTcttgttaataataaatgaaggGCGAAATTCTTTCATTAATGTCTTATGTTGTGGGATGGTCGTTCAATAATGCATGGCATTTCTAGAATGCAATGCCCAGTTAGTTATAAATTCTGGTTGTTTAAGAATTCAAAAGCTGTAATACTAGTTAATAGTAGTACTATTATTAGATTTCTTGTATGGTGACGTTTTCTCGCTTTCATTTTGTCACTATTACTATTTTGTAAATTGACAACTGGTTATTTTAAAAGTTCcaacattttccatattttttttttttatctgatgaaTAGGTTTCCTGTTTCATTTCTTCAATGTAATGTCTCAAGCTATCGGAGCTAATCTAAAATTACCTTAGAGGTTTTTTAACTTCactagtttattatttttataaagggCTGTGGGTATGTGTAGTATTGCAAAATACTTcaggatattttatttttttatttactatattaaCTCTTATTTACTGATGAAATTTATAAGTTTTAATTCAATCTATTTTTTTCTAGGGTGCTGAAACCACCCGGCGGAGGAGAAAGTAATATATTTGGTCCTGCAGTAGCGGGATCTTCTGCAAATAGCAAAGTGAACCGCATGGAATCTAATGTGTTTAAAGAACCGGATACACAAACTCAGCCTGTAGCATCCAAGAAAGAAGACACCCATAATAACTTATTTGGCGAGCAAAAACTGAAAGTTAGGACTGATTTTAATGCTGCCACCGTGAAGGGTCAAGGtaattctctttatatatatgtgtgttagtaactaaaattatgtatgtacggGAGTAAACGTCcttctataaatatttactgttGTAGATATTTTGTACATTATATTTTCGTCTGAACAGTGCGACGATTGTGTTTAATTGGAGATTGGGTGCAAATTGACATTTGTTGGAAAACAATCTTGTTATAACAGTAATAGGAAAGACAGGTCCTAATTAATATCAGGTGATagaatgaaaaaatttttttaacgaTTTATCAGTGTATCAATCAGACAGGCAGCTTTCCTCTTAGTATTATATCAAAAATGTAGGAAATATCCCATCCCTGATATTTCTTTAGAATTGAAGTATTTTAAGCACAAAAAGATATCCAAGTCATCTTCGTTGATGCATATAAAACTGCTAAAAAGAGTCTGTTTATGTGTGATTCTAGAATGAAAACTCTAAATGTTTGGAGCAGGGAGTTGTTCATAATATTTAATAGTTATTCTCGGTGTTTTTCAACATTTTCATTATGAATATGATGACGATTTTCGATAATGAAACGTTGATATCTGGCCTAGATTGTTGATATTCAGCAGTGAACTTTGGAGTTAGAATTGTTCAGTTGAGTAAATCGAGTGTGTGGTATTGTGATTATGGCCTGTGTTGGAGATTCAGATCCAGATGATTAATTAGTGTCAACCGTAGGGCAAATAAAGAGTTTGACCAAAGCCTATGCTTACACTGCAAGTCCATTTGGCAGAATTATAAAGCCCTCAGGCAAATCAGTTGACTTCAAGATACAACATACATAGAGCAGAATCGGGCCAGTAGGGTTCCCAAGCAACTTCCCAGTCTTTTAAGGCGACACTGTCACAATTATCGTTTTGATggatcttatttttttttatccaatgcTAAAAACGCAATACGAGAAGTTGTAGACTGGTTAATGTTGATTTACATCACTTTCCGGATGTTTGGGAGAGAAATATGGCTTAGTCGTAGGCAGTGGACCCTGAGATTGGAGAGCACTATTGGaaacatttcttatattttctttttctttacatttatgcTGTTTAATGTGATCGTGTCTAAAGAAATTTAGATAACAATGAACAAATATGACAAATGGTTATATTTTCGAGGTATTGTTTATATAAAACGATCATGTACAAGGAATTCAAAACCTAACCAATAACTACTGTTTGTGAACATGCCTTCTTTCAAGTGTTCGTTCTGTATGATTAATTTACTGTTTTCATTGCTTCCTCCCCCTCaacatgtgtttgtataataaTATGATGTTAGCTGACACCTCTCTTCCATTGATATGTCTTTAGTAATTTGGTACTAATTTATGTGTTTTGATAACTTGAAACAAGACTCTACTCTTTGAACCAAAATGACCTTAAtaactgtgtatatgtaataaGATAATATAGTTTCATACAATCACGTGAAGATGTTAGTTTACTTTGTTGTtatttgagtgtgtttgtttgtatgcagaCATCTCAGACAACAAAGAATGGTCGAGCAAGTGCATGTATATGAGGAACCGTGTAGTGAAGAGCAACTTAAACCCTACGAGTATTGTGTActttttttccatgtttgtgCGCCCAAACGTGTGTTCGTCATTGTGTGTGTCCATTTATAAACATTAAggattattgttttaaaatacgGATTCAGCTGAGGACACATCCATGTATGgagtttttataattttgtttgtgaTTAAGCAGAAAAAGACCCTGCTACTATTGCAGCATCTCTCTTTACTTTTCTTATGCTCATAATGTTGGTTATAGAGGTAATCgtatttgaaatcatttaaatttGAATTGATTGAATTAACAAAACTAGTctgtcatgctctctctctctctctctctctcNNNNNNNNNNNNNNNNNNNNNNNNNNNNNNNNNNNNNNNNNNNNNNNNNNNNNNNNNNNNNNNNNNNNNNNNNNNNNNNNNNNNNNNNNNNNNNNNtatatatatatatatatatatatatatatccatctccaTCTCATTGGCTGGATATTAGTTTCCCCCCCTAGCTTGGTTCTGCAGATCCATGCATTTGTTAGAAGTGTAATACTGCTTAGTAGTTACAGAAAACCTGCAGTGGAGGCTGGGGAGAAATGAGATGAATCTGATTTGTTGAATTTCAAGTGTCAACTTGTACAAGTGTGCTGAGTTGGTGACTAAGGCACTTGAGGAAGTATCAGCTGGTGTATGTAGTAGAGATGGTTTCATTGGTAAAGACATGTGATTGTGAATAGTAGATACTAACTACAATAACATGGGGAGACAGTGAGGTCATGTTTTGGAATGTTTGACTTTTCAGGTCTCATAAGTACATTGAAGTAACAATATGCCACGTGGCCTGTCTGATTGAGCATGAAACTTACATTAGCTCACATTTAAATCCTGTGTTCATTAAATGATATGTGCATGAGATATGTGTAGAATCTTAAGAGGTGTGTTATTCCCTTGACTAACCAGCAAAACTTTCTGATTTGGGATGGCCTCTGTGGCTGGTTGCACCTTGTTTGGCTATAATACAAGTTTATATTATGGGTAGGTAATAGTTTACAATACAGGAGGTCTAAATATATACTGTTAGCAATAGAGGTAGTTAGGTTGTGTGGTATATTACAAAGATGTGGTTATTGATATAAAGCAGTTTGAAGCCCTGAAAAAGGCATGGCACTGACTCTActgttttgatttaatatttcaaaaaaaaaaaaaaaaagggcagtgCTGAAGTTTTAGAAGAATATAGGCAACTGAATGAAAGTGTATAGAAAATCAatgttgatattaaaaaaaagtcaagttacatacatctaatataaacatatattttatattttattacttaattTCAGGATGGAAGATATAAATTGTTATACATATTTAgtggaataaaatgaaattaa contains:
- the LOC106875865 gene encoding microtubule-associated protein Jupiter, which encodes MTSTEIRQGYSENKPSSRVLKPPGGGESNIFGPAVAGSSANSKVNRMESNVFKEPDTQTQPVASKKEDTHNNLFGEQKLKVRTDFNAATVKGQGYFKDPINNTGAPADSEVMHTRISQPPGGHCHQLW